From a region of the Rathayibacter sp. VKM Ac-2804 genome:
- a CDS encoding GNAT family N-acetyltransferase, translating into MTGPEPGSDHRTVSIDQQSETLRLLPWPQTDVTALRSDLAESGEHLETEGEFLDRHDRYLRGWAEGSGFFYAIELDGHCVGSIGYWYGHSRGTLAYETGWSIAPTARDRGVVTRSVRLLLEEAAAFPLPRFVHAYVPADDAEDSAICVEAGFDRVDVVEAGDPPVLYADWAFDLADVA; encoded by the coding sequence GTGACGGGACCCGAACCCGGAAGCGACCACAGAACAGTCAGCATCGATCAGCAGTCCGAGACCCTCCGACTCCTGCCCTGGCCGCAGACGGACGTCACCGCGCTCCGCAGCGATCTCGCGGAGTCCGGGGAGCATCTCGAGACAGAAGGCGAGTTCCTCGACCGGCACGACCGCTACCTGCGCGGTTGGGCCGAGGGGAGCGGTTTCTTCTACGCGATCGAGCTCGACGGGCACTGCGTCGGCTCCATCGGCTATTGGTACGGCCACTCGCGTGGCACCCTCGCCTACGAGACGGGCTGGAGCATCGCTCCCACAGCCCGCGATCGCGGCGTCGTGACGCGCTCCGTGCGCCTGCTCCTCGAGGAGGCGGCGGCGTTCCCGCTGCCGCGCTTCGTGCACGCGTACGTCCCCGCGGACGACGCGGAGGACAGCGCGATCTGCGTCGAGGCCGGCTTCGACCGCGTCGACGTCGTGGAGGCGGGCGACCCGCCCGTCCTCTACGCCGACTGGGCGTTCGACCTCGCCGA
- a CDS encoding DUF6421 family protein encodes MSQFVQSTVVGEPEVVEDRIETSRAWLRLKAAATALQPLQTQDGSLADPDRLDDARAEIEHLVDAIRALAPAFPHDAAYLEALVVDFERWSAEGLGVPDFLDSLQTFQPQLDRVDGLRHLVVFPMLTQNGSRDRHVEAVLVEVVWPRFVAELEAGDYSNALFVPVRFVDFTAGYDTDSAVLFPETVAMRAVPAFTWGAIFADREAARFRRVVSAAAEITRLELPADARRMLEDQHTAEEAFVMWDLIHDRTHMRGDLPFDPFMIKQRMPFFLYSLEELRCDLTAFRESVAIERRLAGQEHRDGEEEALSARARLVQYAILFDRLFRFPLTGSRVRNYDGLGGQLLFAWLHQHGVLHWTDTRLAFEWDSVADVVVALSDAIDELYWRSIDRPKTAHWLAAYALVAATVTPHPASAWARGLPDEVLLGAPRGLTDAVLDDEFPLSMFYEALGKKMGDVIASTAGITGRD; translated from the coding sequence ATGTCGCAATTCGTGCAGAGCACCGTCGTCGGAGAACCCGAGGTCGTCGAGGACCGCATCGAGACCTCCCGCGCCTGGCTCCGCCTCAAGGCCGCGGCCACTGCGCTCCAGCCGCTCCAGACGCAGGACGGCTCGCTGGCCGACCCGGACCGCCTGGACGACGCCCGCGCCGAGATCGAGCACCTCGTCGACGCGATCCGCGCCCTCGCGCCCGCCTTCCCGCACGACGCCGCCTACCTCGAGGCGCTCGTCGTCGACTTCGAGCGCTGGAGCGCCGAGGGCCTCGGCGTCCCGGACTTCCTCGACTCGCTGCAGACGTTCCAGCCGCAGCTCGACCGCGTCGACGGGCTGCGCCACCTGGTCGTCTTCCCGATGCTCACGCAGAACGGCAGCCGCGACCGGCACGTCGAGGCCGTGCTCGTCGAGGTCGTCTGGCCGCGCTTCGTCGCCGAGCTCGAGGCGGGCGACTACTCGAACGCGCTGTTCGTGCCGGTGCGCTTCGTCGACTTCACCGCCGGCTACGACACGGACAGCGCCGTGCTCTTCCCCGAGACCGTCGCGATGCGCGCCGTCCCCGCCTTCACCTGGGGGGCGATCTTCGCGGACCGCGAGGCCGCGCGCTTCCGCCGCGTCGTCTCGGCCGCGGCGGAGATCACCCGGCTGGAGCTGCCGGCGGACGCGCGCCGGATGCTCGAGGATCAGCACACCGCGGAGGAGGCCTTCGTGATGTGGGACCTCATCCACGACCGCACCCACATGCGCGGCGACCTGCCGTTCGACCCGTTCATGATCAAGCAGCGGATGCCGTTCTTCCTCTACTCGCTCGAGGAGCTGCGCTGCGATCTGACCGCGTTCCGCGAGTCCGTCGCGATCGAGCGGCGCCTGGCCGGCCAGGAGCACCGCGACGGCGAGGAGGAGGCGCTCTCGGCGCGGGCGCGCTTGGTCCAATACGCGATCCTCTTCGACCGGCTGTTCCGCTTCCCGCTGACCGGCTCGCGGGTGCGCAACTACGACGGGCTCGGCGGCCAGCTGCTCTTCGCCTGGCTGCACCAGCACGGCGTCCTGCACTGGACCGACACCCGGCTCGCCTTCGAGTGGGACAGCGTCGCCGACGTCGTCGTCGCGCTCTCGGACGCCATCGACGAGCTCTACTGGCGCTCGATCGACCGGCCGAAGACCGCGCACTGGCTCGCCGCCTACGCGCTTGTCGCGGCGACGGTGACGCCGCACCCCGCCTCCGCCTGGGCGCGCGGGCTGCCGGACGAGGTGCTCCTCGGCGCTCCGCGCGGGCTGACCGACGCGGTGCTGGACGACGAGTTCCCGCTGTCCATGTTCTACGAGGCCCTCGGCAAGAAGATGGGCGACGTGATCGCGTCGACCGCGGGCATCACCGGGCGGGACTGA
- a CDS encoding histidine kinase, with protein sequence MPSGAVAADPFDAGWTRRAPTRAAYVRDSVAAGVLLAATLLSVALYTSAGFTDAAHPAVSTLWALAMTLPLALRRRFPSTVAVALTAVYALGLILQVPESLFNQICLYLALYTVGAWSRDRRLALVVRTVIAVGMLGWLIVTLATGAPVSSPLPAEESAGLLPPYIAESALAVVANLLYFGSAYVFGDASWQSARRLEALEARTAELDDERERSSRQAVSSERLRIARELHDVVAHHVSVMGVQAGAARRVLARDPERAATALSAIESDARSAIEELHRILIALRTEDTALDPHTDAASTRGVAQLEELVVAATGSGLPAVFLTVGEPRDIPATAGLSLYRIAQESLTNVRKHAGRGATAEVRLRYLEDAVELEVADDGGEGAQPVAATSCGLGHTGMIERAAAVGGTVETGPSGSGYLVRARVPLTSVRAGAGEQVASSEVSWGRRERASGGRA encoded by the coding sequence ATGCCTTCTGGCGCCGTCGCTGCCGACCCCTTCGATGCGGGCTGGACCCGGCGCGCGCCGACCCGCGCCGCGTACGTCCGCGACTCCGTCGCCGCGGGCGTCCTGCTGGCGGCGACGCTCCTCTCGGTCGCCCTCTACACCTCGGCGGGCTTCACCGACGCCGCGCACCCCGCCGTGAGCACGCTCTGGGCGCTCGCGATGACCCTCCCGCTGGCCCTGCGCCGGCGGTTCCCGTCGACCGTGGCGGTCGCGCTCACCGCGGTCTACGCCCTCGGGCTGATCCTCCAGGTGCCCGAGTCGCTGTTCAACCAGATCTGCCTGTACCTCGCGCTCTACACGGTCGGGGCCTGGAGTCGCGACCGGCGTCTCGCGCTCGTCGTGCGCACGGTGATCGCGGTCGGCATGCTCGGCTGGCTGATCGTCACCCTCGCCACCGGCGCGCCGGTGAGCAGTCCGCTCCCGGCCGAGGAGTCCGCGGGGCTGCTCCCGCCGTACATCGCGGAGTCGGCGCTGGCCGTCGTCGCGAACCTGCTCTACTTCGGCAGCGCCTACGTCTTCGGCGACGCGTCCTGGCAGTCGGCGCGGCGGCTGGAGGCGCTCGAGGCGCGCACGGCCGAGCTCGACGACGAGCGGGAGCGCTCCTCCCGCCAGGCCGTCTCCTCGGAGCGGCTGCGCATCGCCCGCGAACTGCACGACGTCGTCGCCCACCACGTCAGCGTGATGGGCGTGCAGGCGGGGGCGGCTCGGCGGGTGCTCGCGCGCGATCCGGAGCGGGCGGCGACGGCGCTGAGCGCGATCGAGAGCGACGCGCGCTCGGCGATCGAGGAGCTCCACCGCATCCTGATCGCCCTCCGCACCGAGGACACGGCCCTCGACCCGCACACCGATGCGGCCTCGACCCGCGGAGTGGCGCAGCTCGAGGAGCTCGTCGTCGCCGCGACGGGCTCCGGTCTGCCCGCCGTGTTCCTCACCGTCGGGGAGCCGCGTGACATCCCGGCGACCGCGGGCCTCAGCCTCTACCGGATCGCGCAGGAGTCGCTCACGAACGTCCGCAAGCACGCGGGGCGCGGGGCGACCGCCGAGGTGCGCCTGCGCTACCTCGAGGACGCCGTCGAGCTCGAGGTCGCCGACGACGGGGGCGAGGGAGCGCAGCCCGTGGCCGCGACGTCGTGCGGCCTGGGGCACACCGGCATGATCGAGCGCGCGGCGGCCGTCGGCGGCACGGTCGAGACAGGGCCGAGCGGCTCCGGCTACCTGGTGCGCGCCCGCGTCCCTCTGACGAGCGTCCGCGCGGGGGCCGGGGAGCAGGTAGCGTCGTCCGAGGTGTCGTGGGGGCGCCGGGAGCGAGCGAGCGGGGGGCGCGCATGA
- a CDS encoding response regulator transcription factor, whose protein sequence is MTADVRVLLVDDQELVRAGFRTILESEPGIVVVGEARTGIEAIERASELCPDVICMDVQMPGMDGLAATREIVKDPRLCSSVLILTTFDRDDYLFEALSSGASGFLLKNASPEALVEAVQVVARGDAMLAPDVTRRVLERFATAPARAAEVHPGIEELTDREREVLVHLARGSSNAEIAAELFVGEATVKTHVSKILMKLRVRDRIQAVVFAYEHGIAVPGRS, encoded by the coding sequence ATGACGGCCGATGTCCGGGTGCTGCTCGTCGACGACCAGGAGCTCGTCCGCGCCGGCTTCCGCACCATCCTCGAGTCCGAGCCGGGGATCGTCGTCGTCGGCGAGGCCCGCACCGGGATCGAGGCGATCGAGCGCGCCTCCGAGCTGTGCCCGGACGTCATCTGCATGGACGTGCAGATGCCCGGGATGGACGGCCTCGCCGCGACCCGCGAGATCGTCAAGGATCCGCGCCTGTGCTCCAGCGTCCTCATCCTGACCACCTTCGACCGCGACGACTACCTCTTCGAGGCGCTGTCCTCCGGAGCGAGCGGCTTCCTGCTCAAGAACGCGTCCCCGGAGGCGCTCGTCGAGGCCGTGCAGGTCGTGGCGCGCGGCGACGCGATGCTCGCCCCCGACGTGACCCGCCGCGTGCTCGAGCGCTTCGCGACGGCGCCGGCCCGGGCCGCCGAGGTGCACCCCGGCATCGAGGAGCTCACCGACCGCGAGCGCGAGGTGCTGGTGCACCTGGCCCGCGGCTCGTCCAACGCCGAGATCGCCGCCGAGCTCTTCGTCGGCGAGGCGACCGTGAAGACGCACGTGTCCAAGATCCTGATGAAGCTGCGCGTCCGCGACCGCATCCAGGCCGTCGTCTTCGCCTACGAGCACGGGATCGCGGTGCCGGGGCGGTCCTGA
- a CDS encoding low specificity L-threonine aldolase — protein MSALHDPDLRGFASDNYSGVHEEVLAAIAAANGAHQVAYGEDVYTAELQRVFRREFGEQAEAFPVFNGTGANVTGLQSMLPRWGAVVSAGTAHINSDEGGAPEKVGGIKILTVDSPDGKLTPALVDEQAWGFGDEHRAQPLVVSITQSTELGTVYTPEEVRALADQAHERGMRLHMDGARIANAGAALGLPLRAFTSDAGVDVLSFGGTKNGMLLGEAIVVLDPEASSGLTFLRKTNMQLSSKMRFLSAQLLAMLGEDGEAEPLWLRSARHANAMAARLRSQLDEAVAAGRITGLAFTQPTQANAVFATLPAGVADRLRAAYRFYDWNPATGEVRWVCSFDTGEDDIDAFTAAIERELAA, from the coding sequence ATGAGCGCTCTGCACGATCCCGACCTCCGCGGTTTCGCCTCCGACAACTACTCCGGTGTGCACGAGGAGGTGCTCGCTGCGATCGCGGCCGCGAACGGTGCTCACCAGGTCGCGTACGGCGAGGACGTCTACACCGCGGAGCTCCAGCGCGTCTTCCGCCGCGAGTTCGGCGAGCAGGCGGAGGCGTTCCCCGTCTTCAACGGAACCGGGGCGAACGTGACCGGTCTGCAGTCGATGCTGCCCCGCTGGGGAGCGGTCGTCTCGGCCGGCACCGCCCACATCAACTCGGACGAGGGCGGGGCCCCCGAGAAGGTCGGCGGGATCAAGATCCTCACCGTCGACAGCCCCGACGGGAAGCTCACACCCGCGCTGGTGGACGAGCAGGCCTGGGGCTTCGGCGACGAGCACCGCGCTCAGCCGCTGGTCGTCTCGATCACGCAGTCGACCGAGCTCGGCACCGTCTACACACCCGAGGAGGTGCGCGCTCTCGCCGACCAGGCCCACGAACGGGGGATGCGGCTCCACATGGACGGCGCGCGGATCGCGAACGCCGGAGCGGCCCTCGGACTGCCCCTCCGGGCCTTCACCAGCGACGCCGGAGTCGACGTGCTCTCCTTCGGCGGCACCAAGAACGGGATGCTGCTCGGCGAGGCGATCGTCGTGCTCGACCCCGAGGCGTCCAGCGGGCTGACCTTCCTCCGCAAGACCAACATGCAGCTGTCCTCGAAGATGCGCTTCCTCTCGGCGCAGCTGCTCGCGATGCTCGGCGAGGACGGCGAGGCGGAGCCGCTCTGGCTGCGCTCGGCACGGCACGCGAACGCGATGGCCGCGCGGCTGCGCTCGCAGCTGGACGAGGCCGTGGCGGCGGGGCGGATCACCGGGCTCGCCTTCACCCAGCCGACGCAGGCGAACGCGGTGTTCGCGACGCTGCCTGCGGGAGTGGCGGACCGCCTCCGCGCCGCCTACCGCTTCTACGACTGGAACCCGGCGACGGGCGAGGTGCGCTGGGTCTGCTCGTTCGACACCGGCGAGGACGACATCGACGCGTTCACGGCGGCGATCGAGCGCGAGCTGGCGGCGTGA
- a CDS encoding GNAT family N-acetyltransferase, with protein sequence MDPRLLDRLAADAWPPLERRALAGWWLRAAGGVTKRANSVLTSGPVEDVDQAITAAEEFAREQGIPPLFQLGPATLPADLPARLARRGYAGHERTLVLTGSVTEALAALGPAATEAAESVETTEAPGEEWLSLWWSVDGRGGDAERGIAERILAGCDSAYALLRDGSCPAACGRLSWATAEDGERWCGLFALATRPDARRRGHAATLLRALLEQAAARGVDRLWIQVLADNAAARRLYASLGCRESSHYEYWRR encoded by the coding sequence ATGGATCCGCGCCTCCTCGACCGCCTCGCCGCCGACGCCTGGCCACCCCTCGAGCGCCGAGCGCTCGCCGGCTGGTGGCTGCGCGCGGCCGGCGGCGTCACGAAGCGCGCCAACTCGGTGCTCACCTCCGGTCCCGTCGAGGACGTGGACCAGGCGATCACCGCAGCGGAGGAGTTCGCGCGCGAGCAGGGGATCCCGCCGCTCTTCCAGCTCGGCCCCGCGACTCTCCCCGCCGACCTGCCCGCGCGGCTCGCCCGCCGCGGCTACGCCGGGCATGAGCGCACCCTCGTCCTCACCGGCTCCGTGACGGAGGCGCTCGCCGCGCTCGGTCCCGCCGCCACGGAGGCCGCGGAGTCGGTCGAGACGACGGAGGCGCCCGGTGAGGAGTGGCTGTCGCTCTGGTGGTCGGTCGACGGCCGCGGCGGCGACGCCGAGCGCGGGATCGCCGAGCGGATCCTCGCGGGCTGCGACTCCGCCTACGCCCTGCTGCGGGACGGAAGCTGCCCCGCCGCCTGCGGCCGGCTCTCCTGGGCGACCGCCGAGGACGGCGAGCGCTGGTGCGGGTTGTTCGCCCTGGCCACCCGCCCGGACGCGCGCCGCCGCGGCCACGCCGCTACTCTCCTCCGCGCCCTGCTCGAGCAGGCCGCCGCACGAGGCGTCGACCGCCTGTGGATCCAGGTGCTCGCCGACAACGCCGCCGCCCGCCGCCTCTACGCGTCCCTCGGCTGCCGCGAGTCCTCGCACTACGAGTACTGGCGCCGCTGA
- the lpdA gene encoding dihydrolipoyl dehydrogenase, translating into MAQHFDVVVLGAGPGGYVAAIRAAQLGKSVAIVEKKYWGGVCLNVGCIPSKALLRNAELAHIFHAQAKQFGISGDVSFDFGVAFDRSRTVADGRTKGVHFLMKKNKITEFDGTGSFTGPQGLDVQLTKGGSESLTFDDAIIATGASVRLLPGVELSENVVTYETQIMTRELPDTMAIVGAGAIGMEFAYVLKNYGVDVTIIEFMDRALPNEDPDVSKEIQKQYKKLGVEILTSTKVESVVDKDGYVTVTYTGKDGTQSTLEVDKVLMSIGWVPRVEGFGLEKTGVEVTERGAIGIDEYMRTNVPHIYAIGDVTAKLQLAHVAEAQGVVAAETIAGAETQTLGDYRMMPRATFCQPQIASFGLTEKQATDEGHEITVSTFPFMANGKAHGLGEPTGFVKLIASKQYGELLGAHMIGPDVSELLPELTLAQKWDLTATELARNVHTHPTLSEALQEGFHGLKGHMINM; encoded by the coding sequence ATGGCCCAGCACTTCGACGTCGTCGTCCTGGGGGCAGGCCCCGGTGGATACGTGGCCGCGATCCGTGCCGCCCAGCTCGGCAAGTCCGTCGCCATCGTCGAGAAGAAGTACTGGGGCGGTGTCTGCCTCAACGTGGGCTGCATCCCCTCCAAGGCCCTCCTGCGCAACGCGGAGCTCGCCCACATCTTCCACGCGCAGGCGAAGCAGTTCGGCATCTCGGGCGACGTCTCCTTCGACTTCGGCGTGGCCTTCGACCGCAGCCGCACCGTCGCGGACGGACGCACCAAGGGCGTCCACTTCCTGATGAAGAAGAACAAGATCACCGAGTTCGACGGCACCGGCTCCTTCACCGGCCCGCAGGGCCTCGACGTGCAGCTCACCAAGGGCGGCTCCGAGTCGCTCACCTTCGACGACGCGATCATCGCGACCGGCGCGAGCGTCCGCCTCCTCCCCGGCGTCGAGCTCTCCGAGAACGTCGTCACCTACGAGACGCAGATCATGACCCGCGAGCTGCCCGACACGATGGCCATCGTGGGCGCCGGCGCGATCGGCATGGAGTTCGCCTACGTCCTCAAGAACTACGGCGTCGACGTGACGATCATCGAGTTCATGGACCGCGCCCTCCCCAACGAGGACCCGGACGTCTCCAAGGAGATCCAGAAGCAGTACAAGAAGCTCGGCGTCGAGATCCTCACCTCGACCAAGGTCGAGTCGGTCGTCGACAAGGACGGCTACGTCACCGTCACCTACACCGGCAAGGACGGCACGCAGTCGACCCTCGAGGTCGACAAGGTCCTCATGTCGATCGGCTGGGTCCCGCGCGTCGAGGGCTTCGGCCTCGAGAAGACGGGCGTCGAGGTCACCGAGCGCGGCGCCATCGGCATCGACGAGTACATGCGCACCAACGTCCCGCACATCTACGCGATCGGCGACGTCACCGCCAAGCTGCAGCTCGCGCACGTCGCGGAGGCGCAGGGCGTCGTCGCCGCGGAGACCATCGCCGGAGCCGAGACCCAGACCCTCGGCGACTACCGGATGATGCCGCGCGCCACCTTCTGCCAGCCGCAGATCGCCTCCTTCGGTCTCACCGAGAAGCAGGCGACCGACGAGGGCCACGAGATCACCGTCTCGACCTTCCCGTTCATGGCCAACGGCAAGGCCCACGGCCTCGGCGAGCCGACCGGCTTCGTCAAGCTCATCGCGAGCAAGCAGTACGGCGAGCTCCTCGGCGCCCACATGATCGGCCCGGACGTGTCCGAGCTGCTCCCCGAGCTCACGCTCGCGCAGAAGTGGGACCTCACGGCGACCGAGCTGGCCCGCAACGTGCACACCCACCCGACGCTGTCGGAGGCGCTCCAGGAGGGCTTCCACGGCCTCAAGGGCCACATGATCAACATGTAG
- a CDS encoding nitroreductase family protein, with the protein MTDTATRTASTSAPILDVLAERWSPRSYDATAVIADETLTSLLEAARWSPSAGNSQPSRFIVARRGTPEFVSIVGTLVGFNAAWAGSAAALIVALAETVDEKGEARPWAVYDLGQAVAHLSVQAHHEGLHVHQMAGFDKDGVRTAFGVDARFDPVTVAAVGVLAGPEALSNDVLRERETAPRTRLPLEELVLVQA; encoded by the coding sequence ATGACCGACACCGCCACCCGCACCGCCTCGACCAGCGCCCCGATCCTCGACGTGCTGGCCGAGCGCTGGAGCCCCCGCTCCTACGACGCCACCGCCGTGATCGCGGACGAGACGCTGACCTCGCTGCTCGAGGCCGCCCGCTGGTCCCCCTCCGCCGGCAACTCGCAGCCTTCGCGCTTCATCGTCGCGCGCCGCGGGACGCCCGAGTTCGTCAGCATCGTCGGCACCCTGGTCGGCTTCAACGCCGCGTGGGCCGGCTCGGCCGCCGCGCTGATCGTCGCGCTCGCCGAGACCGTCGACGAGAAGGGCGAGGCGCGCCCGTGGGCCGTCTACGACCTCGGCCAGGCCGTCGCCCACCTCAGCGTGCAGGCGCACCACGAGGGACTGCACGTGCACCAGATGGCCGGCTTCGACAAGGACGGCGTCCGGACGGCGTTCGGCGTCGACGCGCGCTTCGACCCCGTGACCGTCGCCGCCGTGGGCGTGCTGGCCGGCCCCGAGGCGCTCTCGAACGACGTGCTGCGCGAGCGCGAGACCGCGCCCCGCACGCGCCTCCCGCTCGAGGAGCTCGTGCTCGTCCAGGCGTAG
- a CDS encoding ABC transporter ATP-binding protein: MTGTPARTSLAFDAALGQSAFPVRFDGVGRTFAPGAPVLADVSLDVRAGEVIAILGPSGCGKSTLLRIAAGLDTASAGSVLIDDSPVSGIDPRCAVAFQEPRLLPWRSLAANVALGLPRGTSREAGRTAVDELLSLVGLTAHAGSRPREVSGGMAQRASLARALARNPGVLLLDEPFGALDALTRLRMQDLLLEVHAAAPATILLVTHDVDEALQLADRIVLLGRDEPGGVSRIRQIMTVPGARPRDRGSAELAERRVELLEGLGIERH; the protein is encoded by the coding sequence ATGACCGGAACGCCCGCCCGCACGAGCCTCGCCTTCGACGCCGCGCTCGGGCAGTCGGCGTTCCCGGTGCGCTTCGACGGGGTCGGCCGCACCTTCGCCCCGGGCGCCCCCGTCCTCGCCGACGTCTCGCTCGATGTGCGGGCCGGCGAGGTGATCGCGATCCTCGGACCGAGCGGCTGCGGCAAGTCGACGCTGCTCCGGATCGCGGCCGGTCTCGACACGGCGAGCGCCGGCAGCGTGCTGATCGACGACTCGCCCGTCTCCGGCATCGACCCGCGCTGCGCGGTGGCGTTCCAAGAGCCGCGGCTGCTGCCCTGGCGCTCCCTCGCGGCGAACGTGGCGCTCGGACTGCCCCGCGGTACCTCGCGCGAGGCGGGCCGCACCGCGGTCGACGAGCTGCTCTCGCTCGTCGGGCTGACCGCGCACGCCGGCTCCCGGCCGCGCGAGGTGTCCGGCGGCATGGCCCAGCGCGCCTCGCTCGCCCGCGCCCTCGCCCGCAACCCCGGTGTGCTGCTGCTGGACGAGCCGTTCGGAGCGCTCGACGCGCTGACCCGCCTGCGGATGCAGGACCTGCTGCTCGAGGTGCACGCCGCCGCTCCCGCGACGATCCTGCTCGTCACCCACGACGTGGACGAGGCGCTGCAGCTGGCCGACCGCATCGTGCTGCTCGGCCGCGACGAGCCGGGCGGCGTCTCTCGCATCCGGCAGATCATGACGGTCCCCGGCGCCCGGCCCCGAGACCGGGGCTCCGCCGAGCTCGCCGAGCGGCGGGTCGAGCTGCTCGAGGGTCTCGGGATCGAGCGGCACTAG
- a CDS encoding aliphatic sulfonate ABC transporter substrate-binding protein, with product MSLQSFSTSPLTRRTALAGLLTAAAVPLLAGCVQGEGSGGAAAAPAASDGSTATTRGGTLTLDFATYNPLSLVIKEKGWLETALAEQEVTVTWVQSAGSNKANEALRAGAIDVGSTAGSAALLARSNGSPIRTIDIFSQPEWSALVVPAGSAITSVEQLAGKQIAATSGTDPYFFLVQALEAAGLSIDDVTVQNLQHADGWAALQNGSVDAWAGLDPIMAGAEAAGATLLYRNVDFNSYGLLNATESFLAAKPDLAQTVVNAYEHARAWALENQEETASILASVAGLDVAVATTVITERSNLDVDNVPGSAQTDVLAVIGPIFVANGDVASQDQVDAALDSLIDDTYASAADPSAIA from the coding sequence ATGTCGCTCCAGTCCTTCAGCACCTCCCCGCTCACCCGTCGCACCGCGCTCGCCGGCCTGCTCACCGCCGCCGCGGTCCCGCTCCTCGCGGGCTGCGTCCAGGGCGAGGGCAGCGGCGGCGCGGCCGCGGCACCCGCCGCCTCCGACGGCTCGACCGCGACGACCCGGGGCGGCACGCTGACGCTCGACTTCGCGACCTACAACCCGCTCAGCCTCGTCATCAAGGAGAAGGGCTGGCTCGAGACCGCCCTCGCCGAGCAGGAGGTCACGGTCACCTGGGTGCAGTCGGCCGGCTCGAACAAGGCCAACGAGGCGCTGCGCGCCGGGGCGATCGACGTCGGCTCGACCGCCGGCTCGGCCGCACTGCTCGCCCGCTCGAACGGCTCGCCCATCAGGACGATCGACATCTTCTCGCAGCCGGAGTGGTCCGCCCTCGTCGTGCCCGCCGGCTCCGCCATCACGAGCGTCGAGCAGCTCGCCGGCAAGCAGATCGCGGCGACCAGCGGCACCGACCCCTACTTCTTCCTCGTGCAGGCGCTCGAGGCCGCCGGCCTGAGCATCGACGACGTCACCGTGCAGAACCTCCAGCACGCCGACGGCTGGGCGGCGCTGCAGAACGGCTCGGTCGACGCCTGGGCCGGTCTCGACCCGATCATGGCGGGGGCGGAGGCGGCCGGGGCGACCCTGCTCTACCGCAACGTCGACTTCAACTCCTACGGGCTGCTCAACGCCACCGAGAGCTTCCTCGCGGCCAAGCCCGACCTCGCGCAGACCGTGGTGAACGCCTACGAGCACGCCCGTGCCTGGGCGCTGGAGAACCAGGAGGAGACGGCGAGCATCCTCGCGTCGGTCGCCGGTCTCGACGTCGCCGTGGCGACCACGGTGATCACCGAGCGCAGCAACCTCGACGTCGACAACGTCCCCGGCTCCGCGCAGACCGACGTGCTCGCGGTGATCGGCCCGATCTTCGTCGCGAACGGCGACGTCGCCTCGCAGGACCAGGTCGACGCGGCCCTCGACTCGCTGATCGACGACACCTACGCGTCGGCGGCGGACCCGTCCGCGATCGCCTGA
- a CDS encoding ABC transporter permease, producing the protein MATRDDETVTDADLVRRSTGLVQAPGAVGTAVVGPSVEASQKRLRDDEAVHARPLTSRRWFLVVGGAILPVLLLAAWQIVTTTGMVSVSVFPSPAMVWAAAVDLAQRGDLGQDVAISTQRVLIGFGLGSALGLLVGALFGLSRVWEVVLAPTLGAIRAVPSLAWVPLLLLWMGIGEESKITLITIGAFFPVFTTVATALGHVDRQLVEAGRAFGLSGVRLFTAVQLPAVIPSVIAGLRLALAQSWLFLVAAELIASSMGLGFRLTDSQSNGRIDRVFLAIILLAVLGKLTDSIVGVFQRFAIRKWA; encoded by the coding sequence ATGGCGACACGCGACGACGAGACCGTGACCGACGCCGACCTCGTGCGCCGGAGCACCGGACTCGTGCAGGCGCCCGGCGCGGTGGGCACCGCCGTGGTCGGACCGAGCGTCGAGGCGTCGCAGAAGCGGCTCCGCGACGACGAGGCGGTGCACGCCCGGCCGCTCACCTCGCGGCGCTGGTTCCTGGTCGTCGGCGGGGCGATCCTGCCGGTGCTGCTGCTCGCGGCCTGGCAGATCGTCACGACCACCGGGATGGTGTCGGTCTCGGTGTTCCCGTCGCCGGCGATGGTCTGGGCGGCGGCGGTCGATCTCGCGCAGCGCGGCGACCTCGGGCAGGACGTGGCGATCTCGACGCAGCGGGTGCTGATCGGGTTCGGCCTCGGCTCCGCGCTGGGGCTGCTGGTCGGCGCGCTCTTCGGGCTCTCCCGGGTCTGGGAGGTCGTGCTCGCGCCGACGCTCGGCGCGATCCGCGCGGTGCCGTCGCTGGCCTGGGTGCCGCTGCTGCTGCTCTGGATGGGGATCGGCGAGGAGTCCAAGATCACCCTGATCACGATCGGCGCGTTCTTCCCCGTGTTCACCACCGTGGCGACCGCCCTCGGCCACGTCGACCGTCAGCTCGTCGAGGCGGGCCGGGCGTTCGGGCTCTCGGGCGTGCGGCTGTTCACGGCGGTGCAGCTGCCCGCCGTGATCCCCTCGGTGATCGCCGGGCTGCGACTGGCCCTCGCGCAGTCGTGGCTGTTCCTGGTCGCCGCCGAGCTGATCGCCTCGTCGATGGGCCTGGGCTTCCGCCTGACCGACAGCCAGAGCAACGGGCGGATCGACCGCGTCTTCCTCGCGATCATCCTGCTGGCGGTGCTGGGCAAGCTGACCGACTCGATCGTGGGCGTGTTCCAGCGCTTCGCGATCAGGAAGTGGGCGTGA